The following are from one region of the Prevotella communis genome:
- a CDS encoding nucleoside recognition domain-containing protein: MVLNYIWIAFFVIAFIVALVRLIFWGDFEVFPAMMDSTFSSSKTAFEISLGLTGVLSLWLGVMKIGEKGGVVNVLARLLSPLFVRLFPDVPKGHPVTGSIFMNIAANMLGLDNAATPLGLKAMEQLQEINPKKDTASNPMIMFLVLNTSGLTLIPVSILVYRAQMGAAQPTDVFIPILLATFFSTIMGVLITSIYQHINLFNRTIILTLGGACVLVSAVIWGFSRLDGETMNIVSTTVANILLMMIIMAFILAGVFKKVNVYDAFIEGAKDGFTTAIRIIPYLVAILVGIGVFRASGAMDYVIQGIGSLVEACGIDSDFVAALPTAMMKPLSGSGARGMMVDAMTTYGADSFVGRLSCIFQGSTDTTFYILAVYFGSVGIRYTRHAVACGLLADLAGIIAAIFISYLFFA, encoded by the coding sequence ATGGTACTGAATTATATTTGGATAGCGTTTTTCGTCATCGCATTCATCGTGGCATTGGTGCGACTGATTTTCTGGGGCGACTTCGAGGTCTTCCCCGCTATGATGGATTCTACGTTTTCCTCATCGAAGACGGCGTTTGAGATCTCCTTAGGCCTGACGGGCGTACTGTCGCTCTGGCTGGGCGTGATGAAGATTGGCGAGAAGGGTGGTGTGGTCAATGTGCTGGCCCGACTGCTGTCGCCTCTGTTCGTGCGTCTGTTTCCTGACGTGCCCAAGGGTCATCCCGTGACAGGTAGTATCTTCATGAATATCGCCGCCAATATGCTGGGACTTGACAATGCAGCCACACCATTGGGCCTCAAGGCGATGGAACAGTTGCAGGAGATCAATCCTAAGAAGGACACCGCCTCGAATCCCATGATTATGTTCCTGGTGCTCAACACCAGCGGACTGACGCTGATACCAGTCTCTATCCTTGTGTATCGTGCCCAGATGGGTGCTGCCCAGCCCACGGATGTGTTTATCCCCATCCTGCTGGCCACCTTCTTCTCTACCATCATGGGTGTGCTGATCACCTCTATCTACCAGCATATCAACCTGTTCAACCGTACCATCATCCTGACCCTGGGTGGTGCCTGTGTGCTGGTGTCTGCTGTTATCTGGGGCTTCAGCCGTTTGGATGGCGAGACGATGAATATCGTCAGCACCACCGTGGCCAATATCCTCCTGATGATGATCATCATGGCCTTTATCCTGGCTGGCGTCTTCAAGAAGGTGAATGTCTATGATGCCTTTATCGAGGGAGCGAAAGATGGTTTCACTACTGCCATCCGTATCATCCCCTACCTGGTGGCTATCCTCGTGGGCATCGGCGTGTTCCGGGCCTCTGGTGCTATGGACTATGTGATTCAGGGCATCGGTTCTCTGGTTGAGGCCTGTGGCATCGACAGCGATTTCGTGGCAGCCCTGCCTACAGCAATGATGAAACCCCTCTCTGGCAGTGGTGCCCGTGGTATGATGGTTGATGCGATGACCACCTATGGTGCCGACTCGTTCGTGGGACGCCTGTCGTGTATCTTCCAGGGTTCTACAGATACCACCTTCTATATCCTGGCTGTCTATTTCGGCAGTGTGGGCATCCGCTATACCCGTCATGCTGTGGCCTGCGGCTTGCTGGCCGACCTGGCAGGTATCATTGCTGCGATATTTATATCCTATCTATTCTTTGCATAA